In a genomic window of Mucilaginibacter sp. KACC 22063:
- a CDS encoding head GIN domain-containing protein, with product MKRLAFTLIAAFTLAATTITSSAQSKEESRTVSDFNSVAAAGPFNVHIKLGNTESLTINADQRLLDKIETFVENGGSLQIKIKKSEWKLFQDVQKIDVYITAKSLKTLVNSGSGTMTVDGLINADSFTTVMSGSGSISASAKANEFHAVISGSGSVKIDGSASKVDAMISGSGQLQAKNFSTSTAKFTITGSGEAYIHADKEIHSSLIGSGSVFYTGNAQISTSKIGSGKVTKVD from the coding sequence ATGAAAAGACTTGCCTTTACATTAATTGCTGCTTTCACTTTAGCCGCAACTACAATAACATCATCAGCACAAAGCAAAGAAGAATCGCGCACGGTATCAGATTTTAATAGTGTTGCTGCTGCCGGCCCATTTAATGTCCACATTAAACTTGGCAATACCGAAAGCCTTACCATTAACGCCGACCAGCGTTTGCTGGATAAAATTGAAACGTTTGTAGAAAACGGCGGTTCACTACAGATCAAGATCAAAAAATCAGAATGGAAACTTTTTCAGGATGTTCAGAAGATCGATGTCTACATTACTGCCAAATCATTAAAGACATTAGTTAACAGCGGATCGGGCACTATGACGGTTGACGGATTAATTAATGCTGATAGCTTTACTACTGTAATGAGTGGTTCTGGCAGCATCAGCGCTTCTGCAAAAGCAAATGAATTTCATGCGGTAATCAGCGGATCAGGTAGTGTAAAGATAGATGGCAGCGCATCAAAGGTAGATGCCATGATCAGCGGATCAGGTCAATTACAAGCCAAAAATTTTAGCACCTCTACTGCAAAATTTACCATTACCGGTTCGGGAGAAGCTTACATTCATGCAGATAAAGAAATACACTCGAGCCTTATTGGTTCTGGCAGCGTGTTTTACACAGGTAATGCACAAATCAGTACCAGCAAAATAGGCTCAGGCAAGGTTACAAAAGTAGACTGA
- a CDS encoding MiaB/RimO family radical SAM methylthiotransferase produces MMDFVVPDKAHDESRQGEALMLETKADKSGRKLYIESYGCAMNFSDSEIVASILLDKGFETTNDFTIADAIFINTCSIRENAEVRVRNRLKEFKVAKQRNPGMVVGVLGCMAERLKAKFLEEEKLVDIVVGPDAYRDLPNLIEQADGGQRSVNVLLSREETYADINPVRLNTNGINAFVSIMRGCDNMCSFCVVPFTRGRERSRDAHSIVKECTDLFNAGYREVTLLGQNVDSYKWKPTSPQPSPEEKELGEQPGQSKVLPLGEDLGGVVNFANLLEMVAQIHPDLRVRFSTSHPKDITDEVLYTMKRYDNICKYIHLPVQSGNTRVLDIMNRTYTREWYMNRIDAIRHILPGCAISTDIITGFCTETEEEHAETLSMMDYVKYDFAYMFMYSERPGTLAAKRYADDIPEDVKARRLNEVIAKQREHAHLRLLEKVGTVQKVLIEGYSKKSTNDYCGRSDENSMVIFPVDERFKPGQYVNVLADRCTTATLLGRIVE; encoded by the coding sequence ATGATGGATTTTGTTGTTCCGGATAAAGCGCATGATGAGAGCAGGCAGGGCGAGGCTTTAATGCTGGAAACCAAGGCTGATAAAAGCGGACGTAAGCTATATATTGAGAGTTATGGCTGCGCCATGAATTTCTCTGACAGCGAGATTGTTGCGTCTATTTTATTAGATAAGGGTTTCGAAACCACTAACGATTTTACAATTGCTGATGCAATTTTTATTAATACCTGCTCTATCCGTGAGAACGCAGAAGTGCGCGTTCGTAACCGGCTGAAAGAGTTTAAGGTTGCCAAGCAACGCAACCCCGGCATGGTAGTAGGTGTACTGGGCTGCATGGCCGAGCGCCTTAAAGCGAAATTTTTAGAAGAAGAAAAACTGGTAGATATTGTGGTAGGTCCAGATGCTTACCGTGATTTACCTAACCTGATTGAACAGGCCGATGGCGGCCAACGTTCGGTTAACGTATTGCTATCGCGCGAGGAAACTTATGCAGATATTAATCCCGTACGGTTAAATACAAATGGCATCAACGCCTTTGTATCCATTATGCGTGGCTGCGATAACATGTGTTCATTCTGCGTGGTGCCATTTACCCGTGGTCGCGAGCGTAGCCGTGACGCACACTCCATCGTTAAAGAATGTACAGATCTGTTTAATGCAGGTTACCGCGAAGTAACTTTATTAGGCCAGAATGTTGATTCATATAAGTGGAAACCTACCTCTCCCCAGCCCTCTCCGGAGGAGAAGGAGCTTGGTGAACAACCAGGACAATCAAAAGTCCTCCCCCTCGGGGAGGATTTAGGAGGGGTCGTCAACTTCGCCAATCTGCTCGAAATGGTAGCACAGATCCATCCTGATCTGCGCGTACGTTTCTCTACTTCGCATCCGAAAGATATTACTGACGAAGTGTTGTACACCATGAAAAGGTACGACAACATTTGTAAATATATTCACCTGCCGGTACAATCAGGTAATACCCGGGTACTGGACATCATGAACCGTACTTATACCCGCGAGTGGTATATGAACAGGATCGATGCCATCAGGCATATTTTGCCGGGTTGCGCTATATCTACCGATATAATTACCGGATTTTGTACCGAGACCGAAGAAGAGCATGCCGAAACCCTGAGCATGATGGATTATGTGAAGTATGATTTTGCTTACATGTTTATGTATTCTGAACGCCCGGGTACATTAGCTGCAAAACGCTATGCCGACGATATTCCGGAAGACGTAAAAGCGCGCCGCCTGAACGAAGTAATTGCTAAACAACGTGAGCATGCGCATTTACGATTATTGGAAAAAGTAGGCACCGTACAGAAAGTGTTGATTGAAGGCTACTCAAAAAAATCGACCAACGACTACTGCGGCCGAAGCGACGAAAATTCAATGGTGATTTTTCCGGTAGACGAACGCTTTAAACCAGGCCAATATGTAAATGTATTGGCAGACCGTTGCACAACAGCAACGCTACTGGGTAGAATTGTTGAATAG
- a CDS encoding four helix bundle protein: protein MKVWQKAMYLTDLTYSYCKDLPADERFNLIDQINRCSVSIASNIAEGSGKRTNTHNAEFLSTSLSSSYELETQLLICRRRGYGHSDKLDNCLQLFDEVQKMIFAFREHVINKAVIS, encoded by the coding sequence TTGAAAGTATGGCAAAAGGCGATGTATCTTACAGATTTAACATATAGCTATTGCAAGGACTTACCAGCCGACGAAAGATTTAATTTGATTGATCAGATTAATCGCTGTTCGGTTTCAATAGCTTCGAATATTGCCGAAGGATCTGGAAAACGCACAAACACTCATAATGCTGAGTTTTTGTCAACGTCTTTAAGTTCATCATATGAGTTAGAGACACAACTTTTAATTTGTAGAAGAAGGGGCTACGGGCACAGTGACAAATTAGATAACTGCTTACAATTATTTGATGAAGTTCAAAAAATGATTTTTGCATTTCGGGAACACGTAATTAATAAAGCTGTTATATCTTAA
- a CDS encoding LptE family protein, which produces MLKRKLFIYAAVAMLVCITQSCSYRLDTNSIPLSLKTINIGFFENNAPMVVANLSQQFTESLKDRVRSQTRLSIVRGEADAMMTGNIIGYSIAPVSVQAPTTNSAPPIASASRLTITVSVKFSTNTSNKEDKKIDFDQQFSEYTDFNGDIGNKEQALIAIINRKLIDDIFNRAFNNW; this is translated from the coding sequence ATGCTAAAGCGAAAGCTCTTTATTTATGCAGCGGTTGCCATGCTGGTCTGCATTACACAATCATGCAGCTACAGGCTTGATACCAACTCTATACCCTTAAGTTTAAAAACGATAAATATCGGTTTTTTTGAAAATAATGCGCCAATGGTGGTGGCTAACCTTAGCCAGCAGTTTACAGAAAGCCTGAAAGACCGCGTCCGCTCGCAAACCAGGTTAAGCATTGTAAGGGGCGAGGCTGATGCCATGATGACCGGTAATATTATCGGTTACAGCATTGCGCCCGTATCTGTACAGGCGCCTACCACCAACAGTGCCCCGCCTATTGCAAGCGCCAGCCGTTTAACCATCACTGTTAGTGTAAAGTTCAGCACCAACACCTCGAACAAAGAGGATAAAAAGATTGACTTTGACCAGCAGTTTAGTGAATATACCGATTTTAATGGCGATATCGGCAACAAAGAACAAGCACTGATAGCCATTATAAACCGTAAACTGATAGACGATATTTTTAATCGTGCCTTTAATAATTGGTAA
- a CDS encoding DUF748 domain-containing protein — MAVNFLKSRWQKIIAAVLLGLIGLILIAAFIANRYWQPILSEKIKKSVLKGSKGLYHIDYDDVHLHILQGRVVFYNVKLIPDTNVYKQLRANHLAPDNIYEIHAKKLLLKHVHPFQLYFKHQLNIGDLVLSAPDLRIAHNMDPKKDTTNKKHQTLYQQISKSLKMLRFGSVMFNDVSLRYENYKNGKIAVSKFKELNLTATDLLIDSATQFDKSRFLFCRDVTAELYNYSGYPLNGVYSYKVKEIKFSTFTSKLNINGITLTPTAAPFDFFRKAKKDRFTIRLDSVQINNFDYNIYSKSNTFRASSIDLSNGNFIVFSNPLFDPKKLTTDKRQSFPNAAIYLIPSKFKVDTIKIKNINVEYQEYNKKTKRIGHVDFTNTHGRFYNISNDSTALLKNNTARVKLNTTFMKEAPLEVNFSFNLTDKTRPFSFNGTMGAMDLSDINPASVPLASVAVKSGYLNRLDFSFDGSLKGTKGKVNMLYNKLVVQVLKADTVKDKMKRNLLATLYANAIMISHNNPDNPGDAPRIGYVNFKRPFYFPFFKTVWNSLFNGLKPCAGLDAKKQEQTKVKMAEHERNKVEKQKKKTERKRKRLLKKLSKERKKRLEQLRAAA; from the coding sequence ATGGCAGTAAATTTTTTAAAAAGCCGCTGGCAAAAAATAATTGCTGCTGTATTGCTTGGTTTAATTGGGCTGATCTTGATAGCAGCCTTTATTGCCAACAGGTACTGGCAGCCCATTTTATCAGAAAAAATTAAAAAATCTGTTTTAAAAGGCAGCAAAGGACTATACCATATTGATTATGATGATGTGCATCTCCACATTTTGCAGGGGCGGGTGGTGTTTTATAATGTAAAATTGATCCCTGATACAAACGTTTACAAGCAGCTGCGTGCTAATCACCTGGCACCCGATAATATTTATGAAATCCATGCTAAAAAGTTACTGCTAAAGCATGTGCACCCTTTCCAGCTATATTTTAAGCACCAACTTAACATAGGCGACTTAGTGTTAAGTGCACCGGATCTGCGGATAGCACATAACATGGACCCAAAGAAAGATACCACCAATAAAAAGCACCAAACGCTTTATCAGCAAATTTCAAAGTCGCTTAAAATGCTAAGGTTTGGCAGTGTGATGTTCAATGATGTATCGCTGAGGTATGAGAACTATAAAAATGGGAAAATAGCCGTATCTAAATTTAAAGAGCTAAACCTTACTGCAACAGATCTGCTCATTGATTCGGCAACGCAATTTGATAAAAGCCGTTTTCTTTTTTGCCGGGATGTTACCGCCGAGCTTTATAATTACAGCGGCTATCCGCTTAACGGTGTATATAGCTATAAAGTTAAGGAGATAAAGTTTTCAACGTTCACCTCGAAATTAAATATAAACGGAATAACCTTAACACCAACTGCTGCACCTTTTGATTTTTTCAGGAAGGCAAAAAAAGACCGCTTTACCATCAGGCTTGATTCTGTGCAGATCAACAATTTTGATTATAACATCTACAGCAAGTCAAACACGTTCAGGGCATCCAGCATTGATTTAAGTAACGGAAACTTTATCGTATTCAGCAATCCGCTTTTCGATCCCAAAAAGCTGACTACCGACAAGCGGCAGAGTTTCCCGAATGCAGCTATTTATCTGATACCGTCAAAATTTAAGGTAGATACCATAAAGATCAAAAACATCAATGTAGAGTACCAGGAATACAACAAGAAAACCAAACGAATCGGGCATGTTGATTTTACTAATACACATGGTCGGTTTTACAATATCAGCAATGATTCGACAGCACTGCTGAAGAATAATACAGCCAGGGTAAAGCTGAACACTACCTTTATGAAAGAGGCACCGCTTGAGGTAAATTTCAGCTTTAACCTTACTGATAAAACTCGTCCGTTCAGTTTTAATGGCACCATGGGTGCGATGGATTTGTCGGATATTAACCCGGCAAGTGTTCCCCTTGCATCGGTAGCGGTAAAATCGGGTTATTTAAACCGCCTCGACTTTAGTTTTGACGGCAGCCTTAAAGGCACAAAGGGCAAGGTAAATATGCTTTATAACAAGCTTGTTGTGCAGGTGCTTAAAGCTGATACCGTAAAAGACAAAATGAAACGCAACCTTTTGGCAACTTTGTATGCCAATGCAATCATGATCAGCCATAATAACCCGGATAATCCCGGCGATGCCCCACGCATTGGCTATGTGAATTTTAAACGCCCTTTTTATTTCCCGTTCTTTAAAACAGTTTGGAACTCATTATTTAACGGGCTAAAGCCTTGTGCCGGGTTGGATGCCAAAAAACAGGAGCAAACCAAAGTAAAAATGGCCGAGCACGAACGCAATAAGGTAGAGAAACAAAAGAAAAAAACCGAACGTAAGCGTAAGCGCCTTTTGAAAAAATTATCGAAGGAGCGAAAAAAGCGGTTAGAACAGTTAAGAGCCGCCGCCTGA
- a CDS encoding sigma-54 interaction domain-containing protein, whose amino-acid sequence MDVQEIKQRFGIIGSSPLLNRAITIASQVAPTDISVLITGESGSGKEAFSHIIHQLSPRKHGPFIAVNCGAIPEGTIDSELFGHEKGAYTGAVGERKGYFETVNGGTIFLDEIGEMPLGTQARLLRVLESGQFIRVGSSKVEKTNVRVIAATNVDVYDAVKAGKFREDLYYRLNTVPLRIPPLRDRKEDIYLLFRKFASDFTDKYRTPPIQLDEGAQQVLINYSWPGNVRQLKNMAEQLAVLERDRTITAQMLLNYIPAESGRSNLPMRLDNQPKEDFSERDLLYKVLFDMKRDMVELKKLVAEIIEHGGVSPTYNNTQAISQLYRDIEIPHQETQLTIQQPVTVNNNTKDPFNITPHDEEVEESLSLIEKESDLIRKALKKHKGKRKLAANELGISERTLYRKIKELNL is encoded by the coding sequence ATGGACGTACAAGAAATAAAACAACGCTTTGGTATCATCGGTAGTTCACCGTTGCTTAACCGTGCCATTACTATTGCCAGCCAGGTTGCGCCGACTGATATTTCGGTGCTGATAACCGGTGAGAGCGGTAGTGGTAAAGAGGCTTTTTCACATATTATACATCAGTTAAGTCCACGCAAACATGGGCCCTTTATTGCTGTAAACTGTGGCGCTATTCCTGAAGGCACGATAGACTCTGAACTTTTCGGACACGAAAAAGGTGCTTATACCGGTGCAGTAGGCGAGCGTAAAGGTTACTTTGAAACAGTTAACGGTGGTACTATATTTTTAGATGAAATTGGGGAAATGCCGCTGGGTACACAGGCAAGGCTGTTGCGGGTGCTGGAGTCGGGCCAGTTTATCAGGGTAGGGTCATCAAAGGTAGAGAAAACCAATGTGCGCGTTATTGCAGCAACAAACGTTGATGTGTATGATGCCGTAAAAGCAGGTAAATTTCGCGAGGATTTATATTATCGTTTAAATACCGTTCCGTTACGTATACCGCCTCTGCGCGACCGTAAAGAGGATATCTATCTGTTGTTTCGCAAGTTTGCTTCTGATTTTACAGATAAATACCGCACCCCGCCAATTCAGTTGGATGAAGGCGCGCAGCAGGTACTCATAAACTACTCGTGGCCGGGCAATGTACGCCAGCTTAAAAATATGGCCGAGCAGTTAGCCGTACTGGAGCGCGACCGTACCATTACGGCTCAAATGCTGCTGAATTATATCCCGGCCGAATCTGGCAGATCAAACTTACCAATGCGCCTCGACAATCAGCCCAAAGAAGATTTTTCAGAACGCGATCTGCTTTACAAGGTGCTTTTCGATATGAAACGGGATATGGTAGAGCTTAAAAAGCTTGTAGCAGAAATTATAGAGCATGGCGGCGTATCACCAACGTATAATAACACACAGGCTATCAGCCAGCTTTACCGCGATATTGAAATACCCCATCAGGAGACACAATTAACTATACAGCAGCCCGTTACTGTAAATAACAACACAAAAGATCCTTTTAATATTACACCGCATGATGAGGAGGTGGAAGAATCGTTATCGTTAATTGAAAAAGAATCTGACCTGATACGCAAAGCTTTAAAAAAGCATAAAGGCAAACGTAAGCTTGCTGCTAACGAGCTGGGCATATCAGAGCGTACATTATACAGAAAGATTAAAGAATTAAATTTATAA